One genomic region from Macellibacteroides fermentans encodes:
- a CDS encoding DUF1080 domain-containing protein — MKCLSLFSLGLLFCLITSCNQPQSGALFNGKDTSNWNTSGNVSVQENALTLSGPDAMAILKQGNYKNFELSLEVKTDQGGKGAVCFHSDVTASKGYKVAINNDVTDPVWWKMSGSLLSVRNLTKSFVKENQWFAMKIKVEGKAVSVLIDGAPVVEYTEPVAPYRTEANANARLSEGLFALISTGSGNIQFRKIEVNVLKEAVDEQAQQAEATDEQNDEIIKLHQSDFPVLDYHVHLKGGLTKEMAAIQSRKTGINYAIAPNCGIGFPITNDQEIRAYLDTMRTQPFILAMQGEGREWVTTFSPEARAEFDYVFTDALTFTDKKGRRTRLWIPEEVWIENEEQYMDLIVEKICGVLEEPVDVYVNPNFLPASMADRYDQFWTEARMQKVIDALVKTGKALEINELYNIPNKAFILKAKEAGIKFTFGSNNITKDVSKLEYSIRMAKECGITAQDMYRPKIKI; from the coding sequence ATGAAATGTCTATCTCTTTTTTCTTTAGGACTACTGTTTTGTTTGATTACTTCGTGCAACCAGCCTCAAAGCGGGGCATTGTTTAATGGAAAAGATACCAGTAACTGGAATACGAGCGGTAACGTAAGCGTGCAGGAAAATGCACTTACATTGTCCGGGCCCGATGCCATGGCTATCCTTAAACAGGGAAACTACAAAAACTTCGAGCTGAGTCTGGAAGTTAAAACAGATCAGGGAGGCAAAGGTGCCGTATGTTTTCATTCTGATGTAACTGCATCCAAAGGTTACAAGGTGGCAATAAACAATGATGTTACCGATCCGGTTTGGTGGAAGATGAGCGGAAGTCTGCTTTCAGTTCGTAATCTTACCAAGAGCTTTGTAAAGGAAAACCAATGGTTTGCCATGAAAATTAAAGTTGAAGGCAAAGCAGTTTCTGTGTTGATTGATGGTGCTCCGGTAGTTGAATATACAGAGCCTGTTGCGCCCTACAGAACGGAAGCTAATGCGAATGCCCGTTTGTCTGAAGGTCTTTTTGCTTTGATCAGTACAGGCAGCGGAAACATCCAATTCAGAAAAATAGAGGTAAATGTACTTAAAGAGGCTGTCGACGAGCAAGCACAACAAGCGGAAGCAACCGACGAGCAGAACGATGAAATCATTAAGCTGCATCAATCAGATTTCCCTGTACTGGATTACCATGTACATCTAAAAGGAGGACTTACCAAAGAGATGGCGGCTATCCAATCGCGGAAGACCGGAATCAATTATGCCATCGCGCCGAATTGCGGTATCGGATTCCCCATCACAAACGATCAGGAGATCAGAGCCTATCTTGATACAATGCGTACCCAACCGTTTATTCTTGCCATGCAGGGCGAAGGCCGCGAATGGGTAACCACTTTCTCTCCCGAAGCCCGTGCCGAATTCGACTACGTGTTTACAGATGCGCTTACCTTTACCGATAAGAAAGGAAGACGTACCCGTTTGTGGATTCCGGAAGAGGTTTGGATTGAAAACGAAGAGCAATACATGGACCTGATTGTAGAAAAAATATGCGGAGTGTTGGAAGAGCCTGTAGACGTATATGTGAATCCCAACTTCCTCCCCGCCTCCATGGCAGACCGTTACGACCAGTTCTGGACTGAAGCCAGAATGCAGAAAGTGATCGATGCACTTGTTAAAACCGGTAAAGCCCTCGAGATAAACGAGCTCTATAACATTCCTAACAAAGCATTTATACTCAAAGCTAAAGAGGCCGGAATTAAATTCACCTTCGGCAGCAATAACATTACAAAGGATGTAAGTAAACTGGAATATAGTATCCGTATGGCTAAAGAATGCGGTATTACTGCTCAGGATATGTACCGACCTAAGATTAAGATTTAA
- a CDS encoding lysophospholipid acyltransferase family protein has protein sequence MQKLISYPLSIVYYLLFFLTLLLFHPIQWICFNLFGYNAHKKSVDVLSYFLVANTYVLGTSYKFENLDLLPQGVPLIIAANHQSMYDITAIGWFMRKVHPKYISKIELAKGIPSISYNLNHGGSVVIDRKDPRQSLPAIKKIAEYIEQNKRSVVIFPEGTRSKTGVPKPFAESGLKLLCKYAPSAYMVPLTINNSWKMTPWGSFPLGIGNKLTFTIHQPFAIEDLSFAEIFERTEKAVVGSVRN, from the coding sequence ATGCAAAAGTTAATTTCTTATCCATTGTCTATAGTATATTATTTGCTATTTTTTTTAACATTACTGTTATTTCATCCGATTCAGTGGATATGTTTTAATTTGTTTGGTTATAATGCCCATAAAAAGAGTGTGGATGTATTAAGTTACTTTTTGGTGGCGAATACATATGTACTGGGAACTTCCTATAAATTTGAGAATCTTGACCTGTTGCCTCAAGGTGTTCCTCTTATAATTGCTGCCAATCATCAAAGCATGTATGATATTACTGCTATCGGATGGTTTATGCGTAAAGTGCACCCCAAATATATTAGTAAAATTGAATTAGCTAAGGGTATACCCAGTATTTCCTATAATTTAAATCATGGCGGTTCGGTTGTAATTGATCGTAAAGACCCCAGACAGAGTCTGCCTGCCATTAAAAAGATTGCAGAGTATATTGAACAAAATAAGAGATCGGTCGTTATATTTCCTGAAGGTACCAGGAGTAAGACGGGTGTTCCAAAGCCTTTTGCCGAAAGTGGATTGAAGTTACTGTGCAAGTATGCGCCTTCGGCCTACATGGTTCCGTTGACTATCAATAACTCCTGGAAAATGACGCCATGGGGATCTTTTCCATTAGGGATTGGGAATAAGCTTACTTTTACTATTCATCAGCCTTTTGCAATTGAAGACTTGTCTTTTGCCGAAATATTTGAAAGAACGGAAAAAGCAGTTGTTGGTTCTGTGCGCAATTAG
- a CDS encoding M1 family aminopeptidase, with translation MMLLFGSCSGYKMMNGPVFNPGVSLELAELRKQEVSGLKYKLYFKIPEDKNEEVSGKVVMDFMLNRTNVDKTNEFGGVLLDCRINKDKIYKVWANGRQVNKWIVNEHIVIPESVVKKGANQIAVQFVAEDQSLNRNAEYLYTLLVPDRARTLFPCFDQPNLKAEFSLQLDIPAHWTAVSNTAIINEKTTNDRKEIHFAPTEPLSTYLFSFVAGLLNRTEQFQNGQKIAVYHRETDPQKLIQLDTIFHQVFASIKWMEEYTGVPYPFAKYDLIILPGFQYGGMEHTGATLYNDRRMFLDEHPTPDEELGRTLLIAHETAHMWFGDLVTMNWFNDVWTKEVFANYFAARITEPLFPDVNHRLSNLRTFYISSLGEDRTPGTTSIRQPLDNLRNSGLIYGQIIYNKAPIVMEKLVELIGQEAFQSGIREYLRTYAYGNATWDDLVSILDSKTDADLKQFSDVWVNQKGMPEIDMELKGNRLIVRQRDLLNRGIFWPQRFNVTLCGKKTISREINLTDSILELPLDFYPDYVLPNTDGRGYGRFLLSSEAVQYIVDNWFSEKDEVCRLSLLMTLYENYQSKRLSPSLIANTLLKGLPIESNPIIASALVGYLNSCVNDLNGEPRLYIEQRMYELYQTHKLPSVRLQLLRALMSMVVSPDVIEALYGIWSDGKSELLSERDYMTLSYELAIRMPERSAAILAKQRERITNPDRIREYDYVARALNHDTTRLDNLFESLLIPSNRRIEPWTQTVLYYLNHPTRQDYSVKYIRPALDALRDVQRTGDIFFPRGWVGALLGGYRSMDAYQEVQDFLKDNPQYPPLLKNKILQAAYPLFRCNED, from the coding sequence ATGATGTTATTATTCGGATCTTGTTCGGGTTACAAAATGATGAATGGCCCTGTTTTTAATCCAGGTGTTTCTTTGGAGTTGGCCGAATTACGGAAACAGGAAGTTTCAGGATTGAAATATAAATTATACTTTAAAATTCCGGAAGATAAAAATGAAGAGGTTTCTGGTAAAGTTGTTATGGATTTTATGCTTAACCGGACTAATGTAGATAAAACCAATGAATTTGGCGGAGTACTTCTGGACTGTCGTATAAATAAGGATAAGATTTATAAAGTATGGGCCAATGGGAGACAAGTGAATAAATGGATTGTTAATGAGCATATTGTAATTCCTGAATCGGTAGTAAAGAAGGGCGCTAATCAGATTGCTGTGCAGTTTGTTGCTGAGGATCAGTCGCTGAACCGTAATGCCGAATATCTATATACTTTGTTGGTTCCAGATAGGGCACGTACCCTTTTTCCTTGTTTTGATCAACCTAATCTGAAGGCTGAGTTCAGCTTGCAGCTGGATATTCCTGCCCATTGGACAGCCGTATCCAATACCGCAATTATAAATGAGAAAACTACTAATGACCGTAAAGAAATTCATTTCGCACCTACCGAACCTCTCAGCACTTATCTTTTTTCTTTTGTTGCCGGTTTGTTAAACCGTACAGAACAGTTTCAGAACGGACAAAAAATTGCGGTATATCACCGGGAAACGGATCCTCAAAAACTGATTCAGCTGGATACAATTTTTCATCAGGTTTTTGCATCTATCAAGTGGATGGAAGAATATACGGGTGTACCTTATCCATTTGCAAAATACGATTTGATAATACTTCCCGGATTTCAATATGGTGGTATGGAACATACGGGTGCAACTCTTTATAATGATAGAAGAATGTTTTTAGATGAACATCCTACACCTGATGAAGAACTGGGCCGGACATTATTGATTGCTCACGAAACTGCACATATGTGGTTCGGTGATTTAGTTACTATGAATTGGTTTAATGATGTGTGGACCAAAGAGGTTTTTGCAAATTATTTTGCAGCAAGAATTACTGAACCTCTTTTCCCTGACGTAAATCATAGGCTTTCTAATTTACGAACATTTTATATTTCCTCCTTAGGCGAAGATCGTACACCCGGAACAACGTCTATACGTCAGCCTCTTGATAATTTACGAAACTCCGGACTCATCTACGGTCAGATTATTTACAATAAAGCTCCTATTGTTATGGAAAAACTTGTGGAGTTGATTGGGCAAGAGGCATTTCAAAGCGGTATTCGGGAATATTTAAGGACTTATGCCTATGGAAATGCAACGTGGGATGATCTCGTTTCTATTTTAGATAGTAAAACCGATGCAGATTTAAAACAATTTAGCGATGTATGGGTAAATCAGAAGGGTATGCCTGAAATAGATATGGAACTTAAAGGTAATCGTCTTATTGTCCGCCAAAGAGATCTCTTGAATAGAGGAATATTTTGGCCGCAACGCTTTAATGTAACGCTCTGTGGAAAGAAAACAATTTCAAGGGAAATAAATCTTACGGATAGTATACTTGAACTGCCTCTCGATTTTTATCCGGATTATGTGCTTCCAAATACGGATGGTAGAGGTTATGGGCGCTTTCTCCTTTCTTCAGAGGCTGTTCAATATATTGTGGATAATTGGTTTTCAGAGAAGGATGAAGTTTGCCGTCTTTCGTTACTTATGACTTTATACGAGAATTATCAATCGAAGCGTTTGTCTCCTTCCCTTATAGCAAATACCCTGTTAAAGGGTTTACCTATTGAAAGTAATCCGATTATTGCTTCTGCCCTTGTTGGATATTTGAATAGTTGTGTTAATGACTTGAACGGTGAACCCCGTTTGTATATTGAACAACGGATGTATGAGCTGTATCAGACTCATAAACTTCCATCTGTCAGATTACAATTGCTTCGAGCCTTGATGAGTATGGTTGTTTCGCCGGATGTTATTGAAGCGCTATATGGTATATGGAGTGACGGAAAAAGTGAATTATTAAGCGAACGAGATTATATGACTCTCTCTTATGAACTGGCTATCAGGATGCCTGAAAGGAGTGCAGCCATTCTTGCTAAGCAAAGGGAGCGGATCACAAATCCGGATCGTATCAGGGAATATGATTATGTGGCACGGGCATTGAATCACGACACAACCAGATTGGATAATCTTTTTGAATCACTTCTTATTCCGTCAAACCGGCGCATTGAACCTTGGACTCAGACGGTGCTTTATTATCTAAATCATCCAACACGTCAGGATTATTCTGTCAAATATATACGTCCGGCTCTAGATGCATTGCGTGATGTGCAACGAACCGGCGATATCTTTTTTCCAAGAGGATGGGTGGGTGCGTTATTAGGAGGGTACAGAAGTATGGATGCATACCAAGAAGTACAGGACTTTTTGAAAGATAATCCGCAATACCCGCCTCTATTGAAAAATAAGATACTCCAGGCGGCTTACCCTTTATTTCGGTGTAACGAGGATTAA
- a CDS encoding acyl-ACP desaturase gives MALKNIRLEVMHFMEQNIDSFINQYLIPVEKIWQPTDFLPDSGSETFYEDLRELRELAKDLPYDFWVVLVGDTITEEALPTYESWLMEVEGIVNGDSETRNGWSKWIRQWTGEENRHGDVLNKYLYLSGRVNMREIEQTTQHLINDGFDIGTGRDPYKNFVYTSFQELATFTSHNGIAELAKKGGNDKLARMCRRIAGDEMRHHLAYSEFVRRIFELDPSEMMLAFSYMMRQKIVMPAHFLRESGQKISTAFEQFSNSAQRIGVYTTSDYIAIMEKLIEKWKIDKITGLTDEAERARDFLMKLPARMAKISERLVIPSEPYVFKWVTPLVK, from the coding sequence ATGGCTCTAAAAAATATACGTTTAGAAGTGATGCACTTCATGGAACAGAATATAGATAGTTTTATTAATCAATATTTAATTCCTGTAGAAAAAATATGGCAACCAACTGATTTCTTACCAGATTCAGGTAGTGAAACTTTTTATGAAGATTTAAGGGAGTTGCGTGAATTGGCTAAAGATCTGCCATACGATTTCTGGGTCGTTCTGGTTGGAGATACCATTACAGAAGAAGCTTTACCTACCTATGAGTCTTGGTTGATGGAGGTTGAAGGCATTGTAAATGGCGATTCGGAAACCAGAAATGGTTGGTCAAAGTGGATCAGACAATGGACTGGAGAAGAAAACAGACACGGGGATGTACTTAATAAGTATCTCTATCTGTCGGGACGGGTAAATATGAGAGAAATTGAGCAAACAACCCAGCATCTTATTAACGATGGTTTTGATATAGGTACAGGTAGGGATCCTTACAAGAATTTTGTGTATACCAGTTTTCAGGAATTAGCTACATTTACGTCCCATAACGGTATTGCTGAATTGGCTAAAAAGGGTGGTAATGATAAATTGGCACGTATGTGCCGACGAATAGCGGGCGACGAAATGAGGCATCATCTGGCATATAGTGAGTTTGTAAGACGAATCTTTGAATTGGATCCAAGTGAAATGATGCTGGCCTTTAGCTATATGATGAGGCAAAAAATTGTAATGCCAGCCCACTTCTTGAGAGAATCCGGACAGAAAATAAGTACGGCATTCGAACAGTTTTCTAATTCAGCACAACGTATCGGCGTTTACACTACAAGCGATTATATAGCTATTATGGAAAAGCTGATTGAAAAGTGGAAAATAGATAAAATAACAGGACTCACAGATGAGGCCGAACGAGCAAGGGATTTTCTTATGAAATTGCCTGCACGAATGGCTAAAATATCTGAAAGGTTGGTTATCCCTTCAGAACCTTATGTCTTTAAGTGGGTAACTCCTTTAGTAAAATAG
- a CDS encoding glycoside hydrolase family 9 protein translates to MKKLFCISVLLFVFFFARAGEWIRVNQLGYLPDSKKIAVYMSESPIDLERFELKDAYTHSTILTFNSLKSAGRYGKMQSTYRLNFSAFEGTGTYYLKAGNAVSPVFRINAHVYDGTADFLLHYMRQQRCGYNPWLKDSCHLHDGYIVYHPTRSGEKIDVTGGWHDATDYLQYTATSSNAIYQMMLAYQQNPESFGDAYQANGHPGSNGIPDIVDEIKWGLDWLNKMNPEKGMMFNQIADDRDHAGFRLPTRDSVDYGWGKGTGRPVYFCTGEPQGLIKHKNRAAGIASTAGKFSSCFALGSKVLSGFYPDFAKEIGAKAADAFDLGVQYPGACQTAPGSAPYFYEEDNWVDDMQLAAVELYKSTKDEKYMKLAVNYGRMEPVTPWMGADSARHYQWYPFMNVGHYRLGNSTDKRVSDEFKRNMRTGIERVFEKAKENPFLNGIPYIWCSNNLVAALLTQCRLYRETTGDIRYDEMEAALRDWLFGCNPWGTSMIVGLPSWGDYPEFPHSSYVVGGIGNTPGGLVDGPVYGAIFNGLLGVKITEPDLYAPFQSDLVVYHDDVSDYSTNEPTMDGTASLTYYLSAMQKDGMELSKHNTSRNIEVAGGIVRTDPSKKQLTLVFTAADKADGADIIREALKRNHVQGAFFFTGGFYRDFPDVIKSLKQDGHYLGAHSNDHLLYCAWENRDSTLISREVFTKDIVENYNLMAKAGINPADAPLFIPPYEWYNEEIASWAQGMGLKIVNFTPGTGSNADYTTPDMKNYRSSKDIFNQIIKVEEADGLNGHLILVHLGTHPDRTDKFYNRLDKLIKTLKKRGYTFIPLRDATGY, encoded by the coding sequence ATGAAAAAATTATTTTGTATTTCAGTTCTCTTATTTGTTTTCTTTTTTGCCCGTGCTGGAGAATGGATCCGCGTGAACCAATTGGGGTACCTTCCTGATTCGAAAAAGATAGCTGTATATATGAGTGAATCGCCCATTGATTTAGAACGTTTTGAATTGAAAGATGCTTACACCCATTCTACAATTCTTACTTTTAATTCACTGAAATCCGCTGGCAGATATGGTAAAATGCAATCTACTTACCGATTGAACTTTAGTGCATTTGAAGGTACCGGAACATATTATTTAAAAGCTGGCAATGCTGTTTCTCCGGTGTTCAGGATTAACGCACATGTATATGATGGTACAGCCGATTTTTTGCTTCATTATATGCGTCAGCAAAGATGTGGGTACAATCCATGGCTAAAAGATAGTTGTCACCTGCATGATGGTTATATTGTTTATCATCCAACCCGTTCGGGTGAGAAGATTGATGTTACCGGCGGTTGGCACGATGCAACGGATTATCTACAGTATACGGCCACCTCTTCCAACGCAATATATCAGATGATGCTGGCATACCAACAAAATCCGGAATCATTTGGTGATGCTTATCAAGCGAATGGACATCCTGGTTCTAATGGGATTCCGGATATAGTTGACGAGATTAAATGGGGACTTGACTGGTTGAACAAGATGAATCCGGAGAAGGGAATGATGTTTAATCAGATTGCGGATGACAGGGATCATGCTGGTTTCAGATTGCCTACAAGAGACTCGGTAGATTATGGATGGGGTAAAGGTACTGGCAGACCGGTCTACTTTTGTACCGGAGAACCTCAGGGATTGATTAAACATAAGAACAGAGCTGCCGGAATAGCCTCTACAGCTGGAAAGTTTTCTTCTTGTTTTGCCTTAGGTTCTAAAGTGTTGTCCGGATTTTATCCTGATTTTGCAAAAGAAATAGGGGCTAAGGCTGCTGATGCTTTCGACCTTGGCGTGCAATATCCGGGAGCATGCCAGACAGCCCCGGGTTCTGCTCCATATTTTTATGAGGAGGATAATTGGGTAGACGACATGCAATTGGCAGCTGTTGAATTGTATAAGTCGACCAAAGATGAAAAATACATGAAGCTGGCTGTAAATTATGGCAGAATGGAACCCGTTACTCCCTGGATGGGGGCTGATAGTGCCCGACATTATCAGTGGTATCCATTTATGAACGTAGGGCATTACAGACTTGGAAATTCGACCGATAAGCGAGTTAGCGATGAGTTTAAACGGAACATGCGTACTGGAATTGAACGTGTATTTGAAAAAGCAAAGGAAAATCCATTTCTCAATGGTATACCTTATATATGGTGTTCAAATAATTTAGTTGCAGCTTTGTTAACTCAATGCCGATTGTATCGGGAGACCACCGGCGATATTCGTTACGATGAAATGGAGGCGGCTTTAAGGGATTGGCTGTTTGGTTGTAACCCATGGGGTACAAGCATGATAGTTGGCCTTCCTTCGTGGGGAGACTATCCTGAGTTTCCACATTCTTCGTATGTTGTTGGCGGTATAGGAAATACTCCGGGCGGATTAGTAGACGGACCTGTTTACGGTGCTATTTTTAATGGATTGTTGGGTGTTAAAATTACTGAGCCGGACTTATATGCTCCTTTCCAATCGGATTTAGTCGTTTACCACGACGACGTCTCCGACTATTCAACCAATGAGCCAACAATGGATGGAACGGCAAGTCTTACTTATTATCTTTCTGCTATGCAAAAGGATGGTATGGAATTATCAAAGCATAACACCTCTCGAAACATCGAGGTGGCAGGAGGAATAGTTCGTACCGATCCTTCAAAAAAACAGTTGACATTGGTTTTTACGGCGGCCGACAAAGCGGATGGTGCCGATATTATACGAGAGGCATTAAAACGTAATCATGTTCAGGGGGCATTCTTCTTTACCGGCGGTTTTTATAGAGATTTTCCTGATGTAATCAAATCTTTAAAACAGGATGGACATTATTTGGGAGCTCATTCAAATGATCATCTTCTTTATTGTGCATGGGAAAATAGAGATTCTACGTTGATAAGCAGAGAGGTGTTTACAAAAGATATAGTTGAAAATTATAATTTGATGGCTAAAGCAGGTATTAATCCAGCGGATGCTCCTCTATTTATACCTCCATACGAATGGTATAATGAAGAGATTGCCAGTTGGGCTCAGGGTATGGGATTGAAAATCGTAAATTTTACGCCTGGTACCGGATCTAATGCTGATTATACAACTCCTGATATGAAAAACTACCGAAGTAGTAAGGATATATTCAATCAAATTATCAAAGTTGAAGAAGCTGATGGATTGAACGGACATTTGATATTGGTTCATCTTGGTACACATCCTGACCGGACTGATAAGTTTTATAACCGCTTGGATAAACTGATCAAAACATTGAAAAAAAGAGGATATACGTTTATTCCCTTGCGGGATGCTACAGGTTATTGA
- a CDS encoding MFS transporter, protein MNKFKDNAATGTSFGILLALSFSHLANDTLQSVISAVYPMLKESLALSFAQIGLITLVYQISASVFQPVVGFYLDKRPNPWFLPVGMTFTMTGLTTLAFAHTVTLTVVAVFLVGIGSSILHPEASRLTSIASGGKRGMAQSLFQVGGNLGGSLGPLLVALIIAPYGQKHIALFSILSVICILVMIPICKWYKRKLKEVKSGKNTMQPIKHLAISRPKLILSLIVLLILIFSKYVYMASLTNYYTFYLIEKFGVTVQQSQFYLFGFLFAIALGTLLGGPIGDKVGRKYVIWVSILGTAPFSLMMPYADLQWTCILSLVIGLILSSAFSAILVYAQELLPMKLGLISGLFFGLAFGIAGISAAIMGNIADEKGIEYIYHLVSFMPLLGIVTYFLPNVKRKV, encoded by the coding sequence ATGAATAAGTTCAAAGACAATGCGGCAACCGGAACCTCTTTCGGTATTTTACTGGCACTAAGTTTTTCACATTTGGCTAATGATACATTGCAGTCTGTAATTTCGGCTGTTTATCCAATGCTAAAGGAGAGTTTGGCTTTGAGTTTTGCTCAGATCGGTTTAATTACACTGGTCTATCAAATATCGGCTTCTGTATTTCAACCTGTTGTTGGATTTTATCTGGATAAAAGACCAAATCCGTGGTTTCTTCCGGTAGGAATGACCTTTACGATGACTGGGTTAACTACACTTGCTTTTGCTCATACCGTAACACTCACTGTAGTCGCTGTATTTTTGGTAGGTATCGGGTCTTCCATACTTCATCCGGAGGCATCCCGACTTACATCCATTGCTTCGGGCGGAAAACGCGGAATGGCACAGTCTTTATTTCAGGTAGGTGGAAATCTCGGGGGATCGTTAGGACCACTATTGGTTGCTCTCATTATTGCTCCATACGGTCAGAAACATATTGCTTTATTCTCAATATTGTCGGTAATCTGTATTCTTGTAATGATTCCCATCTGTAAGTGGTACAAAAGAAAGCTGAAGGAAGTAAAATCAGGAAAGAATACCATGCAGCCCATAAAACACTTGGCCATATCCCGCCCGAAATTGATTCTATCGCTGATAGTTCTGCTGATACTTATTTTTTCAAAGTATGTGTATATGGCGAGTCTGACCAATTATTATACGTTTTATCTGATTGAAAAATTTGGAGTTACCGTACAACAATCTCAATTTTATTTGTTCGGATTTCTTTTTGCTATTGCTCTGGGAACCCTGCTCGGCGGACCGATTGGTGATAAGGTAGGACGTAAGTATGTAATCTGGGTATCGATTCTTGGTACGGCTCCTTTTAGTTTAATGATGCCCTATGCCGACTTACAGTGGACTTGTATTTTGAGTTTGGTTATCGGTTTGATTTTATCTTCTGCATTTTCAGCAATTTTAGTGTATGCACAAGAGTTGCTGCCTATGAAACTGGGACTTATTTCCGGCCTTTTCTTCGGATTGGCTTTTGGTATTGCCGGAATTTCGGCTGCAATTATGGGAAATATAGCCGACGAAAAGGGTATAGAGTATATCTATCATCTCGTATCTTTTATGCCTTTACTGGGTATAGTTACCTATTTTTTACCTAATGTAAAGCGGAAAGTGTGA
- a CDS encoding sugar phosphate isomerase/epimerase family protein produces the protein MQNRRDFLKHASLLVAGGLVAPQLLSSCSSAPAKNIGLQLYSLRDLVKESGIQVVLETVAKMGYTNLETAGYDNGKIYGLAPAEFKKMVTDLGMKCTSAHLGQAFTKEKEAEVMAWWDQAIEAHNELGVKYMVQPFMPVNDQTTLDDLKMYCDYFNTVGYKTASASIAFGYHNHDFEFRKIGDQLIYDFMLNTVSKNHVFFELDVYWCMVGGYEPAKYLKDYAGQFKAVHIKDEKEIGASGKMDFKPIFDQMNANNIKDWYVEVEQYTNNDPVASVQQSFDFLNKAEYVK, from the coding sequence ATGCAAAACAGACGTGACTTTTTAAAGCATGCATCTTTGCTTGTTGCCGGAGGTTTGGTTGCTCCTCAGTTATTATCTTCTTGTAGTAGCGCTCCTGCAAAAAACATCGGTCTACAGCTTTATTCATTAAGAGACCTTGTAAAAGAATCGGGTATCCAGGTTGTGCTGGAAACTGTTGCAAAAATGGGTTATACTAATTTGGAAACCGCCGGTTATGATAATGGTAAAATTTATGGATTGGCTCCTGCCGAATTCAAGAAAATGGTTACCGATCTTGGAATGAAATGTACAAGTGCACACTTGGGCCAAGCTTTCACAAAAGAAAAAGAGGCTGAAGTAATGGCTTGGTGGGATCAGGCTATCGAAGCTCACAACGAATTGGGCGTTAAATATATGGTTCAACCGTTTATGCCTGTGAACGATCAGACTACATTGGACGACCTGAAGATGTATTGTGATTATTTCAATACTGTAGGTTACAAGACTGCATCTGCCAGCATCGCATTTGGTTATCATAACCACGATTTTGAATTCCGCAAAATTGGTGATCAGCTTATTTACGACTTCATGTTAAACACTGTAAGCAAGAATCATGTATTCTTTGAATTGGATGTTTATTGGTGTATGGTTGGTGGCTACGAACCTGCTAAGTATCTGAAGGACTATGCCGGTCAGTTTAAAGCTGTCCATATCAAAGACGAAAAAGAAATCGGCGCAAGCGGTAAGATGGACTTCAAGCCTATCTTCGACCAAATGAATGCCAATAATATAAAAGACTGGTACGTAGAAGTTGAACAATATACTAACAACGATCCTGTTGCCAGTGTACAACAGAGCTTCGACTTCCTGAACAAAGCAGAATACGTGAAATAA
- a CDS encoding HAD family hydrolase, producing the protein MIQRAIQSYLHRHSYPILNPKAVLFDMDGVLYDSMRYHARAWSETSSLHQLISTPEDFYMFEGRTGESTINILFQRTFGRDATEEEKAQMYKQKSELFNHYNDGATMDGATEVISNVKRHGLQTLVVTGSGQESLLSKLNQSFPNCFEREKMVTAYDVEYGKPHPEPYLIGLNKAGVQPWEAFVVENAPMGVEASVAAGIFTIAVNTGPLPDSVLLGAGADILFPSMADLAAAWDDIMKACR; encoded by the coding sequence ATGATTCAACGAGCTATTCAAAGCTATCTGCATAGACATTCGTACCCTATATTAAATCCCAAAGCCGTTTTATTTGATATGGATGGAGTATTATACGATTCAATGCGTTATCATGCCCGTGCATGGTCTGAAACCTCCAGTCTGCATCAACTCATCTCAACCCCCGAAGACTTTTATATGTTTGAAGGAAGGACCGGCGAAAGCACCATTAATATTCTTTTTCAACGTACGTTCGGGAGAGATGCAACTGAGGAAGAAAAAGCGCAAATGTATAAACAGAAATCCGAGTTGTTCAATCATTATAATGATGGAGCCACTATGGATGGAGCTACCGAGGTGATTTCGAATGTTAAGAGACATGGACTACAAACACTTGTGGTTACCGGCTCTGGACAGGAATCATTACTTTCTAAATTAAATCAATCCTTTCCCAATTGCTTTGAAAGAGAAAAGATGGTTACGGCCTACGATGTGGAGTATGGGAAACCTCATCCGGAACCTTATCTTATCGGACTAAATAAAGCGGGAGTTCAACCTTGGGAGGCCTTTGTTGTAGAAAATGCACCAATGGGTGTAGAAGCATCCGTTGCTGCAGGCATTTTCACTATAGCCGTTAATACCGGTCCTTTGCCAGACAGTGTACTATTGGGTGCAGGAGCTGACATTCTCTTTCCAAGTATGGCTGATCTGGCTGCAGCCTGGGATGATATCATGAAAGCTTGCAGATAA